The Anaeromyxobacter sp. Fw109-5 genomic interval CCGCCGATGTCGTCGTACGTCTCGTCGCAGTCGCCATCGTCGCCGGCGAAGCACAGGCCGGTGGAGTGGATGACGCCGAGCTGCAGGTCGTCCGAGACGCCGAAGTCGATGCTCGCAGGGAGGCTCCAGTCCGCCACCCGGGGATCGTTCCTGTCCGAGATCTCGAACCGCACCGGCACCCCGAGCTCGATGAGCCCCCGTGACAGGGTGAGCGGCTGACGGACGAGCTCCTGCGTCGGGTAGGAGTCCTTGGCGTACCGTGTGCCCGCCCCCTCGTCGAGCTGCGCGCGCGCGGGTGCGGCGGCGAGCAGGAGTCCGACGGCGGCGACGGCGAAGCGCAGGTTGGCGTTCTTCACGGCGTGCTCCCTTTCTCCCAGGGTCACTTCCACGCTCGTTCTATGAAGCCGCGCACGCCTGGTCCGCAACGGCATGCGGCCGCACCCCGGCGGGCAGTCACCTCACCGGCCGCGACGGCTCCGACGCAGGCGCGCTCGCCGAGCCCTCGGGCGGCCGCGCCTCGAGGCGGCGCATGACGCCCCGTGATCGGATTGACGCAGGGTCGATCTCGAAGCCTGCGTCGTGGAGGGCACGCTCCGTCTCCCGGTTCGGGTGGCAGCCCCCCGAGATCGTGGTCCAGGCGGGCTGCGTCCGATCCTGGAGCGCGCCCAGCGCGCCGCCGCCCCGCACGTGCTCGAGCGCCCGCAGCGTGCCGGAGGGAGCGAGGACGCGGCGCACCTCGGCGAGCGCGCGCGGTACGTCCTCCACGCTGCAGAGCACGAGCCCCGAGACGACCGTGTCGAACGCGCCGTCGCGGAACGGCAGCGCCTCGGCGCGCGCGAGGACGAGGGGGACCCGGGGCGCGCGCCGCCGGGCGCGGGCCAGGTTCGCCCGGTGGGGATCGACCGCGATGGCCGCCGCGTCGCGCGGCAGGAGGGGGAGGTTCCGCCCGGTGCCCGTGCCGAGGTCGAGCACTCGGCCGCGCGCGCCGCCCGCGAGCCAGGCGCGCCACCGGCCGAGCCCCCCGCGCTCGAGGAGCGCCAGGCCGAGATCGTAGAGCCAGGGGATCTGCTCGAGGCCTCGCATGTGGGACCGCTCGCGTGGGGCTGCCGTCCGGGACGTTACTCCAGGTAGCCCTGCGCCTGCAGCCGGAAGAGGTGGGCGTAGCGGCCATGGCGCGCCACGAGCTCGCGGTGGGTGCCGAGCTCCTCGAGCCGGCCCCCGTGGAGCACGGCGATCCGATCGGCGATGCGAACCGTGGAGAAGCGGTGCGAGATGACGATGGCGGTCCGGTCCGCCGCCAGCTCCTTGAAGCGCTGGAAGAGCTCGTGCTCGGCCTCCGCGTCGATGGCGGCGGTCGGCTCGTCGAGCACGAGCACCTCGGCGTCCTCGCGCATGAACGCGCGCGCCACGGCGAGCTTCTGCCACTGGCCGGAGGAGATCTCGTGCCCCGCCTCGAACCAGCCGCCGAGCACGGTGTCGTAGCCCTGCGGCAGCGCCTCGACGAGCGCCGCGGCGCC includes:
- a CDS encoding class I SAM-dependent methyltransferase yields the protein MRGLEQIPWLYDLGLALLERGGLGRWRAWLAGGARGRVLDLGTGTGRNLPLLPRDAAAIAVDPHRANLARARRRAPRVPLVLARAEALPFRDGAFDTVVSGLVLCSVEDVPRALAEVRRVLAPSGTLRALEHVRGGGALGALQDRTQPAWTTISGGCHPNRETERALHDAGFEIDPASIRSRGVMRRLEARPPEGSASAPASEPSRPVR